From Estrella lausannensis, one genomic window encodes:
- a CDS encoding F-box protein has product MTTTAIPPALLHPARPVFTTPMNSLPGCTQDELQEKIAAIAAHIHAGKEFVAEIPPASPEPQLTALNRQSKALTLPVLSALTQIFKRALASGICSEERDMAAISSLCDKIIEAHPLSQDPMKLLPTDIVVLIFERIPFPDLALLRCVTTLWNETAAKAQINAINTQSRMLGRAKPSHNRKAAQAVDWLSNHPHRSDLRYANFTGFPDFDNDCLERVTKNCPHLLELVIASQKIQGDALKNLAHIPYLQKLSITSFFSIEKDALKNLAHITALQHLSISHCFSLEGDALKNLAHVTGLKSLTLDRCARIGEDSLRHLVHVPKLEILAIAKTSLEKDALKHLVYTPRLVKLTLEECNSLERDELKNLAHVPALQILDIPLSYLDVTKIPLSLQGITILR; this is encoded by the coding sequence ATGACAACAACTGCTATTCCGCCCGCTTTGCTGCATCCTGCTAGACCAGTATTCACCACTCCCATGAATTCCTTGCCGGGCTGCACACAAGATGAGCTGCAAGAGAAGATTGCCGCAATTGCCGCGCACATTCACGCTGGCAAAGAGTTTGTCGCAGAAATTCCCCCTGCGTCTCCCGAGCCACAACTCACCGCCCTCAATCGTCAAAGCAAGGCCCTCACTCTCCCGGTGCTCAGCGCTTTAACTCAGATCTTCAAGAGAGCACTCGCGAGCGGCATCTGCTCCGAGGAAAGGGACATGGCGGCCATCTCATCGCTCTGCGACAAGATCATCGAAGCGCACCCCCTATCCCAAGACCCCATGAAGCTACTGCCTACGGATATAGTCGTCCTTATTTTTGAGAGGATTCCCTTCCCAGACCTTGCCCTCCTCCGATGCGTCACAACTCTCTGGAACGAAACTGCCGCCAAAGCACAAATCAACGCAATCAACACTCAGTCGAGAATGCTGGGCAGGGCGAAGCCGAGCCACAATCGCAAAGCGGCGCAAGCAGTCGACTGGCTCAGCAACCATCCCCACCGATCCGATCTCCGCTATGCCAACTTCACCGGCTTCCCGGATTTTGACAACGACTGCTTGGAACGAGTGACGAAAAACTGCCCCCATCTCCTTGAATTAGTGATTGCAAGTCAAAAAATCCAAGGCGATGCACTGAAGAATCTTGCCCACATCCCGTATCTTCAGAAGCTAAGCATAACCAGCTTCTTTTCAATCGAAAAAGACGCCCTTAAAAACCTCGCGCACATAACAGCTCTTCAGCACCTGAGCATTAGCCACTGTTTCTCGCTTGAGGGAGATGCGTTGAAAAATCTCGCACATGTGACAGGTCTTAAGAGCTTAACTCTTGACCGCTGCGCCAGAATCGGAGAGGACTCGCTGAGACACCTTGTGCATGTACCAAAGCTCGAAATCCTGGCCATTGCCAAAACCTCACTGGAAAAGGATGCCCTGAAACACCTTGTGTACACACCGCGTCTTGTGAAGCTAACCCTCGAGGAGTGTAATTCGCTTGAGAGAGATGAGTTAAAAAACTTAGCGCATGTGCCAGCTCTTCAAATCCTGGATATCCCCCTGTCCTATCTAGATGTGACAAAAATCCCCCTTTCGCTTCAGGGAATCACAATCTTGCGTTAA
- a CDS encoding Ig domain-containing protein: protein MIITASLPAWEVECLGCRCHNSDSTDKFLVGRVVLQPENINRFCATSFLLEGSQDLFRGSGTIGLDLSADDRMKVTGEWLSQNSSFNFCSGTKKRWIHQWAAGFAYQHLFCNPYILSFDAGVCYSHAFGRSLGTKACSTQSDVKRYIAGAKAFDATLGATFFSFCDGVLSLFATYDKVEYKKKYFEDKEEKGFGGGVKLVQPVIPCVDLVVGAEVRQPYNYYNAELNWVSELFCYDYTLGLFGAYTQGKGGLCNDGRLGVQIAVNLGSTNCRERAASCGNGSGRSVIGRALDFNNWVMTPAVYRPKVLAVKDQDCVITCVAPQAVGTTFDILGIEGEINTFEGYEALMGSNLSFSLTGSVPSGVTVDQTTGVMIVPPTLEAGEYNFTLRGVNQCGSATTPVFLVIVRVG from the coding sequence ATGATAATCACTGCCTCCCTTCCCGCATGGGAAGTGGAATGTCTCGGCTGCAGATGTCATAACAGTGACAGCACGGACAAATTTTTAGTGGGAAGAGTCGTTCTCCAGCCGGAGAACATCAATCGGTTTTGCGCCACGTCCTTTTTATTAGAGGGATCACAAGATCTCTTCCGTGGAAGCGGTACAATCGGGCTTGATTTGAGTGCAGACGACAGGATGAAAGTGACAGGGGAGTGGTTAAGTCAAAACAGTAGTTTTAACTTCTGCTCTGGAACTAAAAAAAGGTGGATTCATCAGTGGGCCGCCGGTTTTGCCTATCAGCATCTTTTTTGCAATCCGTATATCCTCTCGTTCGACGCAGGGGTTTGCTATTCCCATGCGTTTGGCAGGTCTCTCGGAACAAAAGCCTGTTCAACGCAATCGGATGTGAAGCGCTATATCGCAGGGGCTAAAGCTTTTGACGCTACTTTGGGGGCTACATTTTTTTCATTCTGCGACGGGGTTCTTTCCCTGTTTGCCACTTACGACAAAGTGGAGTATAAGAAGAAATATTTTGAGGATAAAGAAGAGAAGGGATTCGGGGGAGGCGTAAAGCTGGTGCAGCCCGTTATTCCTTGCGTCGATCTTGTTGTGGGAGCTGAAGTGCGGCAGCCTTATAATTACTATAACGCCGAGCTGAACTGGGTCTCGGAGCTTTTCTGCTATGATTACACTCTGGGTCTTTTCGGAGCTTATACCCAAGGTAAGGGAGGGCTTTGCAACGATGGCAGGCTGGGTGTTCAGATCGCGGTAAATCTGGGTTCGACAAACTGCAGGGAGAGAGCGGCAAGTTGCGGCAATGGTTCAGGAAGATCGGTGATCGGCAGGGCGCTGGATTTCAACAATTGGGTAATGACACCGGCGGTCTATCGACCGAAGGTTCTTGCTGTCAAAGATCAAGACTGCGTCATTACTTGCGTTGCCCCTCAAGCTGTCGGCACAACATTCGACATTCTGGGTATCGAGGGTGAGATCAATACGTTCGAGGGGTATGAAGCTTTGATGGGATCAAACCTTTCCTTTTCTCTGACAGGATCTGTCCCTTCCGGAGTCACCGTGGATCAAACGACCGGCGTGATGATCGTTCCACCCACGCTCGAGGCTGGAGAATATAACTTCACCCTGAGAGGTGTTAACCAATGCGGGAGCGCCACCACTCCTGTGTTTCTTGTGATCGTACGTGTAGGCTGA
- a CDS encoding GTPase: MRKIPKIAVVGRPNVGKSRLFNAILKKRKSIVDEQEGVTRDLIYADTDCFGSVFTLIDTGGVESSLQ; encoded by the coding sequence ATGCGCAAAATCCCCAAAATTGCCGTAGTCGGCAGACCTAACGTTGGTAAATCCAGACTATTCAACGCCATCTTAAAAAAACGTAAATCGATCGTCGATGAACAAGAGGGCGTAACCCGGGATCTGATCTATGCGGACACGGACTGCTTTGGAAGCGTATTTACTCTGATCGATACCGGCGGTGTCGAAAGCTCCCTTCAATGA
- a CDS encoding class I SAM-dependent methyltransferase, protein MLPIQLPRLISRFELQKVIEQAKYTHKVEAQGFYFNQEHFQSLICFVSSHNDLSHVKLSKDLLSPEQVKKILQVTNSNLAKGIKLLDENEERFGNIYTDWHHYNMDKKDLCKLNKTTLSALEKFPSPPERIIDFGAGTGQETIALLQQGYPSVVAIDGDKEAIAILESRAQEFIEGGALETYTGPFLKYQPPVKADLFISSYTWPYRPHDEFNACWDKTIACVKPGGWIAGQFFGSPLKADPAMTYHTEEEIRQLLKTDFECITIHRESAESSVIYGGTSAPWGSLFHVVAQKNRSFPD, encoded by the coding sequence ATGCTCCCAATCCAACTTCCGCGACTGATCTCTAGATTCGAACTGCAAAAAGTCATTGAACAAGCCAAATACACCCATAAGGTGGAGGCTCAAGGTTTTTATTTTAACCAGGAACATTTTCAATCCTTGATCTGCTTTGTTAGCAGCCACAATGATTTGTCACATGTCAAACTGTCCAAAGATCTGCTTAGCCCTGAGCAAGTCAAAAAGATCCTTCAGGTGACGAACAGTAACTTGGCAAAAGGGATTAAGCTGCTCGATGAAAATGAAGAGCGTTTCGGCAATATTTACACCGATTGGCATCACTACAACATGGATAAAAAAGATCTTTGCAAGCTCAACAAAACGACGCTGAGCGCTTTGGAGAAATTCCCCTCCCCGCCAGAACGCATCATTGATTTCGGAGCAGGAACAGGCCAGGAGACGATTGCCCTTTTGCAGCAAGGATACCCATCCGTCGTCGCTATCGACGGAGACAAAGAGGCCATAGCGATCTTAGAGTCAAGAGCGCAAGAGTTCATCGAGGGGGGAGCCCTTGAGACATACACGGGCCCCTTTTTAAAATATCAGCCGCCCGTCAAGGCAGACCTCTTCATTTCCAGTTACACCTGGCCCTACAGACCCCACGATGAATTTAACGCCTGCTGGGATAAGACAATTGCCTGTGTAAAACCGGGCGGATGGATCGCAGGTCAGTTTTTTGGGAGCCCGCTTAAGGCCGATCCCGCCATGACCTACCACACCGAAGAAGAGATCAGGCAACTGCTAAAAACCGACTTTGAGTGCATCACCATCCACAGAGAGAGTGCTGAATCCTCTGTCATTTATGGCGGCACAAGCGCTCCCTGGGGGTCATTGTTCCATGTCGTAGCGCAAAAAAATAGGAGTTTTCCTGATTAG
- a CDS encoding MATE family efflux transporter, with protein sequence MSRPHYQLTRHPVGSISEIWNVSWPLIVGLMSASVMLFVDRLLLSRYSVDSLNAATSSGTAAYAVILLFMAIAAISEVFVGRFHGESRLTELGKPVWQMIWFSILTTPFFLAAGFFLPPLIFQGSPLYHEESSYFWMLMVYSPLFCLNVALAGFFVGSGKMKVVTLFCLIANVLNVLLDFILIFGAGPIPPLGIKGAAIATGTAEAVNILGLSLLFFRRDMREKYGTAPQPVDLPLMLQCINVGLPSAILLTVEVAAHFSFFKILSFSGALEWTVASMVQSFYFLIMFLIDGLSRGVSTVSANLLGAKEPNYIPKVLRAAVTLQVLFSALLLLFVCLFSDTIVDLFFNERDETLLSNTHFLTMAGNCFLLMSLFFLFFGISRILTGHLTAALDTRFLMKAGVGLIAGAYILPVFGIVVFMQGGVEQAYLALLLYSIICLITYSIRYKSKFGVALQRRHEVHRQAP encoded by the coding sequence ATGAGCCGACCTCATTATCAGCTGACACGCCATCCGGTAGGTTCCATCAGCGAAATATGGAACGTCTCGTGGCCGCTCATCGTAGGTCTCATGTCGGCCAGCGTGATGCTGTTTGTCGACCGGCTGCTTCTCTCACGCTATTCCGTTGACTCACTCAATGCTGCGACCAGTTCAGGCACCGCCGCCTATGCGGTTATTCTGCTCTTTATGGCCATTGCCGCGATCTCTGAAGTGTTTGTCGGCAGGTTTCACGGTGAAAGCAGGTTGACGGAGCTTGGCAAGCCCGTCTGGCAAATGATCTGGTTTTCAATATTGACTACCCCCTTTTTCCTCGCAGCAGGATTTTTTCTCCCCCCTTTAATTTTCCAGGGATCGCCGCTTTATCATGAGGAATCTTCCTATTTTTGGATGCTGATGGTCTATTCGCCCCTGTTCTGCCTCAACGTTGCTTTAGCCGGATTCTTTGTCGGATCGGGAAAGATGAAAGTGGTTACCCTCTTTTGCCTCATCGCCAATGTGCTGAATGTCTTGTTGGATTTTATTTTGATATTCGGCGCAGGCCCCATCCCCCCTCTTGGAATCAAAGGCGCAGCCATCGCCACCGGAACTGCCGAAGCGGTCAATATTTTAGGACTCTCCCTTCTTTTTTTCCGGCGTGATATGCGGGAAAAGTATGGGACAGCGCCTCAGCCAGTCGATCTTCCGCTGATGCTGCAGTGCATCAATGTGGGACTTCCATCGGCTATCCTGCTCACGGTGGAAGTAGCGGCCCATTTTAGTTTTTTTAAAATTCTCTCGTTTTCAGGCGCTCTCGAATGGACTGTGGCCTCCATGGTACAGAGTTTCTACTTCCTGATCATGTTCTTAATTGACGGACTCTCAAGGGGCGTTTCCACCGTCTCAGCCAACTTGCTTGGAGCTAAAGAGCCCAATTATATCCCGAAAGTGCTAAGAGCGGCAGTCACTCTGCAGGTGCTATTTTCCGCCCTGTTGCTCCTCTTCGTCTGTCTTTTCTCGGACACGATCGTCGATCTATTTTTCAATGAACGAGACGAAACCCTCCTCAGCAACACTCATTTTCTTACCATGGCAGGAAATTGCTTTTTACTGATGAGTCTCTTTTTTCTGTTTTTTGGGATTTCACGTATTCTGACCGGGCATCTAACCGCGGCGCTCGACACCAGGTTTTTGATGAAGGCCGGTGTTGGACTTATCGCCGGAGCGTATATTCTGCCTGTGTTCGGCATTGTGGTCTTCATGCAGGGAGGCGTTGAACAGGCCTACCTGGCGCTACTGCTGTACAGCATCATCTGCCTTATCACCTACTCCATCCGCTACAAATCAAAGTTCGGGGTCGCCCTGCAGCGCCGGCATGAAGTGCATAGACAGGCTCCTTAG
- a CDS encoding DEAD/DEAH box helicase produces the protein MKEPTERIREFAALARSLLEDGALKDLFFSLGSYQAEFSVEGSPHSIFSFVQIGKSRELKDFFCTCSESDSEDSCVHVAALYQLIMDDNGVPLHEAYSRSIYRAISRLLFEKNAGVPKITRRTLVPVRSSSGAKIAHITLISDDGRRYFKEVFEREEGAAEGGLWGLSLDEGEDLFLPGSELELQFEQSHWNEFGKKLFFLKRCGGGSEGCECEKSGLPRRLFLMLKDVKLEVDVAKKDLPQLVPYLPEFSEDYPVKDLAGEKLIRSVYHENSSILELIPDHDERPLSFQGKEGIHIPGWLFIKGTGFIKEEFLFDSSRIALKGAIPDTLKKYQNEIESRPKNFSISSTPKQVKYKLAFTEEWSLSISAYIFEKGDLQLPASWLLNDLAYIQGMGFVFTKERVFTKARFQISQDHVISFIHERRSWLSQIKGFELHPGAFESELDYSLTDEGNLMFRPRTKAEKGRRIKEFGPWVYVEGLGFFSKEPGVQTFSIRPDSMVTKEHIPLFIREKRDELKMIRGFFLADCPIEEVTLELKPEGNDRLMVRPQFVFGASFSGKRVRFFEDAVYVEDEGFFELPPHLRLPDEYRTEKILNKQEIASLFNDDFEKLRRFIPILDASLKKPSLLKLFITKAQIDEKRGRGWYLLQIIFGSEYGKVPLYLLWKAKKTGDRFLFTKAGMIDLEDSRFRFLNAFKASHFEKKSGAIILSALDFYRLDALEEIECSLLDSEDTKSSEEAINQLRQFKVTEKLDLSYLSSELRPYQQTGVEWLWFLYIYGLSGLLCDDMGLGKTHQAMALISSAISLTKNEAGSAPPKVLIICPASVIHHWEDKLKAFMPALNAAIYHGIERSYEAVIGSADLIITTYGVVRKDIALLSETPFLIAIFDEIQIAKNKESRINSTLKKIDAGMKVGLTGTPVENNLNELKALFDIVLPGYMPGESDFRERYIKPISKENKTEAKTALKRLIRPFVLRRKKNEVLLELPEKTEEVSHCDLSNEQVELYNGVMAGSREVLLKSLSDDSSDIPYFHIFALLTQLKRICDHPALFLKSMDDYEKHSSGKWDLFVELMTEAFESGQKVVVFSQYLGMLDIMKNYLTASNIGFAMIKGTTKNRGEEIRRFNEDEGCRVFLSSLLAGGLGIDLTAASVVIHYDRWWNAARENQATDRVHRIGQTRGVQVFKLVTKNTFEERIDEIISKKGRLADEIVASEEGVLRLFSRSELRALLDYSSTL, from the coding sequence ATGAAGGAACCAACGGAGAGGATCAGAGAATTTGCGGCACTGGCCAGGAGCCTCCTTGAAGACGGGGCTCTCAAGGACCTGTTCTTTTCCCTGGGGTCATATCAGGCAGAATTTAGTGTGGAGGGCTCGCCTCATTCCATTTTCAGCTTCGTCCAGATCGGTAAATCAAGGGAGCTGAAAGATTTTTTCTGCACCTGCAGTGAAAGTGATTCGGAAGACAGTTGCGTCCATGTTGCTGCTTTGTATCAGTTGATCATGGATGATAATGGAGTTCCCCTGCATGAGGCTTACAGCCGCTCCATCTACCGTGCCATTTCCCGGCTTCTATTTGAGAAAAATGCCGGCGTTCCCAAAATCACAAGGCGCACTCTAGTACCTGTCCGCTCTTCGTCGGGAGCTAAAATTGCCCATATTACACTGATCAGCGACGACGGCAGGCGGTATTTCAAAGAAGTGTTTGAGCGCGAAGAGGGCGCGGCGGAGGGCGGGCTTTGGGGACTGTCACTCGATGAAGGAGAAGATCTTTTTTTGCCCGGCAGCGAATTGGAGCTGCAGTTTGAGCAGTCTCATTGGAATGAATTCGGGAAAAAGCTTTTTTTTCTAAAACGATGCGGTGGAGGCAGTGAAGGGTGCGAGTGTGAAAAGAGCGGACTTCCCCGCCGGCTTTTTTTAATGCTCAAGGATGTCAAGCTCGAGGTGGATGTCGCAAAAAAGGATCTGCCGCAGCTGGTCCCCTACTTACCTGAATTTAGCGAAGACTATCCGGTCAAAGATCTTGCCGGGGAGAAGCTGATCCGCTCAGTCTACCACGAAAATAGCTCAATCCTGGAGTTGATTCCCGATCACGATGAGCGGCCGCTTTCCTTTCAAGGGAAAGAGGGCATTCACATTCCGGGATGGCTCTTCATCAAGGGAACGGGGTTTATCAAAGAGGAGTTTCTTTTCGACTCTTCAAGAATAGCTTTGAAGGGCGCCATTCCCGATACACTCAAGAAATATCAAAATGAAATTGAGTCGCGTCCCAAAAACTTTTCAATCTCCTCAACTCCAAAACAAGTCAAATATAAGCTGGCTTTTACCGAAGAGTGGAGCCTCTCCATATCAGCTTACATCTTTGAAAAGGGAGACTTGCAGCTTCCGGCATCGTGGCTGCTCAATGACTTGGCATATATCCAGGGAATGGGGTTCGTTTTTACAAAAGAAAGGGTATTCACCAAAGCCCGTTTTCAGATTTCTCAAGACCATGTGATCTCATTCATTCATGAAAGGCGCAGTTGGCTAAGTCAGATTAAAGGGTTTGAGTTACATCCTGGAGCCTTTGAGAGCGAGCTGGATTATTCTCTCACGGATGAGGGTAATTTGATGTTCCGCCCACGAACCAAGGCGGAGAAAGGAAGGAGGATCAAGGAATTCGGCCCCTGGGTTTATGTGGAGGGTTTGGGATTTTTTTCCAAGGAGCCGGGAGTCCAAACGTTTTCGATCAGGCCCGATTCGATGGTGACTAAAGAACATATTCCTCTTTTTATCCGGGAGAAGAGAGACGAACTGAAGATGATCAGGGGATTTTTTTTAGCGGACTGTCCCATCGAAGAAGTTACTTTGGAGTTAAAGCCGGAGGGCAATGACAGACTGATGGTCCGCCCCCAATTTGTTTTTGGCGCGTCCTTCTCCGGGAAGCGTGTCCGCTTTTTTGAGGATGCCGTCTATGTGGAAGATGAGGGATTTTTTGAATTGCCTCCGCATCTAAGGTTACCTGATGAGTATCGAACAGAGAAGATCTTAAATAAACAAGAGATAGCCTCCCTCTTCAACGATGATTTCGAAAAGCTGCGACGTTTCATTCCTATACTGGATGCTTCCCTAAAGAAGCCGAGCCTGCTGAAATTGTTCATTACCAAAGCGCAAATTGATGAAAAGAGGGGTAGAGGCTGGTACCTGCTGCAGATTATCTTTGGTTCCGAGTACGGAAAAGTGCCGCTATATTTGCTCTGGAAGGCCAAAAAAACTGGGGACAGGTTTCTTTTCACCAAGGCTGGGATGATCGATTTGGAAGATTCCAGATTTCGGTTTCTCAACGCATTTAAAGCATCCCACTTTGAAAAGAAAAGCGGCGCCATCATCTTGTCGGCTCTCGACTTCTACCGGCTCGATGCGTTGGAGGAAATTGAGTGCAGCCTTTTGGATAGCGAGGATACGAAAAGCTCCGAAGAAGCGATCAACCAGCTGAGGCAGTTCAAGGTGACCGAGAAACTGGATCTTTCCTATCTCTCATCCGAGCTTAGGCCCTACCAGCAGACGGGAGTGGAGTGGCTCTGGTTCCTTTATATATATGGCCTTTCGGGCCTGCTCTGCGATGATATGGGACTCGGTAAAACGCATCAGGCGATGGCACTGATCTCTTCCGCCATTTCCTTAACGAAAAACGAAGCCGGTTCAGCACCTCCCAAAGTGCTGATCATATGCCCGGCCTCAGTGATTCACCACTGGGAAGATAAGCTCAAAGCTTTCATGCCCGCTCTGAATGCGGCCATCTACCATGGGATCGAGCGCTCTTATGAAGCGGTAATCGGTTCTGCAGACCTCATCATCACAACGTATGGTGTCGTCAGAAAAGATATCGCATTGCTTTCGGAAACGCCCTTTTTAATAGCCATCTTCGATGAGATTCAAATCGCAAAAAATAAAGAGAGCCGTATCAATTCCACGCTGAAGAAAATTGATGCGGGAATGAAAGTAGGTTTGACGGGCACGCCGGTCGAAAACAATCTCAACGAATTGAAGGCTCTTTTCGATATTGTGCTTCCAGGGTATATGCCAGGAGAGTCCGACTTTCGGGAGCGTTACATCAAACCGATCAGCAAAGAGAATAAAACGGAAGCCAAGACCGCCTTGAAGAGGCTGATCAGACCCTTTGTCTTACGAAGGAAAAAGAATGAAGTGCTGCTGGAGCTGCCTGAGAAAACCGAGGAGGTCTCTCATTGCGATCTGTCGAACGAACAAGTTGAGCTCTATAACGGGGTGATGGCCGGTTCCAGAGAAGTTCTTTTGAAATCGCTGTCCGACGACTCTTCCGATATCCCCTATTTCCATATTTTTGCGCTGCTGACTCAGTTGAAGAGAATTTGCGACCACCCTGCCCTTTTCTTAAAATCTATGGATGACTACGAAAAGCACTCTTCGGGTAAGTGGGATCTTTTCGTTGAGCTGATGACCGAAGCTTTTGAAAGCGGCCAAAAAGTTGTTGTCTTCTCGCAGTATCTCGGGATGCTGGACATTATGAAAAACTATCTGACTGCAAGCAATATCGGCTTTGCCATGATCAAGGGAACGACCAAAAACCGGGGCGAGGAGATCCGCAGGTTCAACGAAGACGAGGGGTGCCGCGTTTTCTTGAGCTCCCTTCTGGCCGGCGGCTTGGGGATTGATTTGACGGCAGCCTCCGTCGTCATTCACTACGACAGATGGTGGAATGCCGCCCGGGAGAACCAGGCTACCGACAGGGTGCACCGGATAGGTCAAACACGCGGCGTTCAGGTTTTCAAGCTGGTGACGAAAAACACGTTCGAAGAGCGGATCGATGAGATCATCAGCAAAAAGGGGCGCCTGGCTGACGAAATAGTCGCCAGTGAAGAGGGTGTGCTCCGGCTTTTCTCACGAAGCGAGCTGCGCGCTCTGCTCGATTATTCCAGTACTCTATAA
- a CDS encoding class I SAM-dependent methyltransferase: protein MTVSMSTLSTSSYSSRLISQTELHVRFEEAEKSKKLELQGYSFDPDRFQALLRFLTTATQLTKLKVTKALLDSEQEAKILSTTNRNLMKGIKIEDEQGRRFGNAYTDWHEYNMAKMTLCKLHDTTEAALQKFDSLPGHVIDFGSGTGQETMALLEMGCPSVVAIDGDREAIEILKKKATSYLNEGTLQTYRGPFMEYNSERKADLFIASFTWPYRPPQDFAECWGQCLANLKPGGWIAGHFFGSPAMPDAGMTYHSEDELINLLNMDFEEISIRVKEKENQAVFGGSNPPWGALYHVVAKKRERNLM from the coding sequence ATGACTGTTTCTATGTCAACTCTTTCAACATCATCCTACAGCTCGCGCCTCATATCCCAGACCGAATTGCACGTACGGTTCGAAGAAGCCGAAAAGAGCAAAAAATTGGAACTTCAAGGCTACTCGTTCGATCCGGACCGATTTCAGGCCCTCCTCCGTTTTCTGACAACCGCGACACAGCTGACAAAGCTCAAAGTTACCAAAGCGCTGCTGGATTCCGAGCAGGAGGCAAAAATCCTCTCGACCACCAACCGCAATCTGATGAAAGGAATAAAGATCGAAGATGAACAAGGCAGGCGGTTCGGAAATGCCTACACCGACTGGCATGAATACAATATGGCCAAAATGACCCTCTGCAAGTTACACGACACCACCGAGGCAGCTCTACAAAAATTCGATTCGCTCCCTGGCCATGTGATCGACTTCGGCTCCGGAACCGGACAGGAGACTATGGCCCTACTCGAGATGGGATGCCCTTCTGTTGTTGCAATCGACGGCGATCGGGAGGCAATCGAAATCCTGAAAAAAAAGGCGACCTCCTATTTAAACGAAGGTACGCTGCAAACGTACAGAGGCCCCTTCATGGAATACAACTCTGAAAGGAAGGCAGACCTCTTCATCGCCAGCTTTACCTGGCCCTATAGGCCGCCTCAGGATTTCGCCGAATGCTGGGGTCAGTGCTTGGCAAATCTAAAACCCGGTGGGTGGATCGCCGGGCACTTCTTCGGCTCTCCGGCAATGCCCGATGCAGGGATGACCTACCATTCCGAGGATGAGCTCATTAATTTGCTCAATATGGACTTCGAGGAGATTTCCATCCGGGTAAAGGAAAAAGAGAACCAAGCGGTTTTTGGAGGATCTAATCCCCCTTGGGGAGCACTCTACCACGTTGTCGCGAAAAAGAGAGAGAGAAACTTGATGTAG
- the der gene encoding ribosome biogenesis GTPase Der yields MSKAPFNEEVKRQAKAAIVEADSLIMVVDGKIGATELDLELADLLLQTGKPVCLAVNKVDDPSQTFMLGDFYKLGISKVVAVSAAQNWQIAELLEAALAELPEEKAEECAEVNKPTLPVEIAIVGRPNVGKSSLINKIIKEDRMIVSPIPGTTRDSIDIPVVRNGREYLFIDTAGIRKKNKEHEVVDKFAFIRTKESIDRCSLALLLIDATEGMTFQEKRIANMIEEAGKGCIILINKWDLVKEVRMEHFRRNLEELVPFLRHCPMLFISAKSGRNLEQIFPLIEQVATQLNERISTHRLNTFLQKAMQLNHPPLITGKRLRIYYLTQVETAPPRFVLFVNYADLLTQSYKKYIFNQFRKEFGFQGVPLIIHIKDRLKQKGAQRLQNEVQASHPQHSVQDDSSGLELDDDFEAEDYDLDEELEQEDSNR; encoded by the coding sequence GTGTCGAAAGCTCCCTTCAATGAAGAAGTGAAAAGACAAGCCAAGGCCGCCATCGTAGAAGCCGATAGCCTGATCATGGTTGTCGACGGAAAAATCGGCGCGACGGAACTCGATTTGGAACTGGCAGACCTTCTTTTGCAAACAGGAAAACCTGTTTGCCTCGCTGTCAACAAAGTTGACGACCCTTCGCAGACGTTCATGCTCGGCGACTTCTACAAGCTGGGTATCAGCAAAGTAGTGGCAGTGTCCGCAGCTCAAAACTGGCAGATTGCCGAACTACTCGAAGCCGCCCTTGCAGAACTACCAGAAGAAAAAGCGGAAGAGTGCGCTGAGGTAAACAAACCAACGCTGCCCGTCGAGATTGCCATCGTGGGAAGGCCCAACGTCGGCAAATCCTCGCTGATCAATAAGATCATCAAAGAAGACCGCATGATCGTGAGCCCGATCCCGGGAACGACAAGAGACAGCATCGATATACCGGTTGTCCGGAACGGCCGCGAATATCTCTTCATCGACACCGCAGGTATCCGCAAAAAGAATAAAGAACATGAAGTTGTGGATAAGTTTGCCTTTATCCGCACCAAAGAATCCATCGACCGCTGCTCACTGGCTCTGCTTTTAATCGATGCAACCGAAGGAATGACATTTCAGGAAAAACGCATCGCCAACATGATAGAAGAGGCAGGCAAGGGTTGCATCATTCTGATCAATAAGTGGGACCTCGTCAAAGAAGTGCGCATGGAGCACTTCCGCCGAAATTTGGAAGAGCTGGTGCCCTTTTTAAGGCACTGCCCGATGCTCTTCATTTCAGCGAAAAGCGGAAGAAACCTGGAGCAAATTTTCCCTCTGATCGAGCAAGTTGCCACCCAGTTAAACGAGCGCATCTCGACCCACCGTCTGAACACATTCCTCCAAAAGGCGATGCAGCTTAACCACCCCCCTCTCATCACAGGCAAGAGGCTGCGTATCTACTACCTGACTCAGGTGGAGACAGCTCCGCCCCGTTTCGTCCTTTTTGTAAACTATGCCGACCTTTTGACCCAATCCTATAAAAAATACATTTTCAACCAATTCCGCAAGGAGTTTGGATTCCAGGGAGTACCGCTGATTATCCACATTAAAGACCGGTTGAAGCAAAAGGGAGCGCAAAGACTCCAAAACGAAGTGCAGGCATCCCACCCGCAACACTCCGTCCAGGACGACTCATCCGGGCTTGAATTGGATGATGATTTTGAGGCGGAAGATTATGATCTCGACGAGGAGCTTGAGCAAGAAGACAGCAATCGATAG